The Streptomyces sp. NBC_00224 genome has a window encoding:
- a CDS encoding endo-beta-N-acetylglucosaminidase H has translation MRTSRRSTARTTALALLATAALAVGATATTPAAGAPAAKKQGPTSVAYIEVNSNSMLNVGKYSLANGGGNVFDIAVVFAANINYDTAKKSAYLYFNPNVQRVLDNAATQIRPLQAKGIKVMLSVLGNHQGAGFANLPSKAAASAFAKQLSDAVSTYGLDGIDFDDEYAEYGRNGTGQPNDSSFVHLVSALRENMPNKLISLYNIGPSATRLSYGGVNISSKFNYAWNPYYGTWGVPGIALPKANLSPAAIDFASTSSTTAASLARRTVSEGYGVYLTYNLDGSDRHTYVSGFTRQLYGSDAVYTP, from the coding sequence ATGCGCACATCACGCCGGAGCACAGCACGGACGACGGCACTCGCACTCCTGGCCACCGCGGCACTCGCGGTCGGCGCGACGGCGACCACCCCTGCGGCGGGGGCACCCGCGGCGAAGAAGCAGGGGCCGACCTCGGTGGCCTACATCGAGGTGAACAGCAACAGCATGCTCAACGTCGGCAAGTACAGCCTGGCCAACGGCGGCGGCAACGTCTTCGACATCGCCGTGGTGTTCGCCGCCAACATCAACTACGACACCGCCAAGAAGTCGGCGTACCTGTACTTCAACCCCAATGTGCAGCGCGTCCTCGACAACGCGGCGACTCAGATCCGCCCGCTGCAGGCGAAGGGCATCAAGGTCATGCTGTCGGTGCTCGGCAACCACCAGGGCGCCGGGTTCGCGAACCTGCCTTCCAAGGCGGCTGCTTCGGCATTCGCCAAGCAGCTGTCCGACGCCGTGAGCACGTACGGCCTCGACGGCATCGACTTCGACGACGAGTACGCCGAGTACGGCAGGAACGGCACCGGCCAGCCCAATGACAGCTCGTTCGTCCATCTGGTCTCCGCGCTGCGCGAGAACATGCCGAACAAGCTGATCTCGCTCTACAACATCGGCCCGTCGGCGACGAGACTGTCCTACGGCGGCGTGAACATCTCGTCGAAGTTCAACTACGCCTGGAACCCGTACTACGGCACCTGGGGTGTGCCCGGAATCGCCCTGCCGAAGGCGAACCTGTCACCGGCGGCCATCGACTTCGCATCTACGTCCTCGACCACCGCGGCGAGCCTGGCCAGGCGGACCGTCAGCGAGGGCTACGGCGTCTACCTGACGTACAACCTGGACGGCTCCGACCGGCACACCTATGTCTCCGGCTTCACCCGGCAGCTGTACGGAAGCGACGCCGTGTACACCCCCTGA
- a CDS encoding NAD-dependent protein deacetylase translates to MRMRPTLSWTPDASLPPGTTDLGPVADALSSGGVLVLSGAGLSTESGIPDYRGEGGSLSRHTPMTYQDFTAGTQARRRYWARSHLGWRTFGRARPNAGHRAVAAFGRHGLLSGVITQNVDRLHQAAGSDGVVELHGSLDRVVCLSCGDISPRRELARRLEEANAGFAPVAAAINPDGDADLTDEQVGDFHVVPCTVCGGVLKPDVVFFGETVPPQRVAHCRTLVDGATSLLVLGSSLTVMSGLRFVRQAARAGTPVVIVNRDPTRGDQHAATRVALPLGTTLTAVAEHLGIPVDDPATP, encoded by the coding sequence ATGCGCATGCGCCCCACGCTCAGCTGGACCCCCGACGCGAGCCTGCCGCCCGGCACCACGGATCTGGGACCGGTCGCCGACGCTTTGAGCAGCGGCGGTGTGCTGGTGCTCAGCGGAGCCGGCCTCTCCACGGAGTCGGGCATCCCCGACTACCGGGGCGAGGGCGGAAGCCTCAGCCGGCACACGCCGATGACCTACCAGGACTTCACCGCCGGCACCCAGGCCCGCCGCCGGTACTGGGCTCGCAGTCACCTCGGCTGGCGCACCTTCGGCCGCGCCCGGCCCAACGCCGGACACCGAGCCGTGGCCGCGTTCGGGCGGCACGGCCTGCTCAGCGGCGTGATCACCCAGAACGTCGACAGACTGCACCAGGCCGCGGGCAGCGACGGCGTGGTGGAACTCCACGGAAGCCTGGACCGGGTCGTCTGCCTCTCCTGCGGCGACATCAGCCCGCGCCGCGAGCTCGCCCGGCGACTGGAGGAGGCCAACGCGGGCTTCGCTCCGGTGGCCGCCGCGATCAACCCCGACGGCGACGCCGACCTCACCGACGAACAAGTCGGGGACTTCCACGTGGTGCCCTGCACCGTCTGCGGCGGCGTCCTCAAGCCGGACGTGGTGTTCTTCGGTGAAACCGTTCCTCCCCAGCGAGTCGCGCACTGCCGCACGCTGGTGGACGGGGCGACGTCGCTGCTGGTCCTGGGCTCTTCGCTGACCGTGATGTCCGGGCTGCGCTTCGTACGCCAGGCCGCCCGCGCCGGGACCCCGGTGGTGATCGTCAACCGGGACCCCACCCGGGGCGACCAGCACGCCGCCACCCGGGTCGCTCTCCCCCTGGGAACGACCCTCACCGCCGTCGCCGAACACCTGGGCATCCCCGTGGACGACCCGGCGACGCCCTGA
- a CDS encoding GNAT family N-acetyltransferase produces MNNEPLSIPKRVRFVELSAKALRALADGDLAAGSAEAGVALDEHFVGDRARGIFGYRADQLVKDPSVAPWMARAAVSEPDGAVVGDAGFHGPPDEAGMVEVGYTVVPGYRRQGYARAMLRALLVRAAAEPGVRTVRATIRSDNNASLATIAGFGFTRVGEQGNERDGFEIVFEVPADAIQAE; encoded by the coding sequence ATGAATAACGAACCTCTCTCCATCCCCAAACGCGTCCGCTTCGTCGAGCTCAGTGCAAAGGCGCTGCGGGCGCTTGCCGACGGAGACCTCGCCGCCGGGAGCGCCGAGGCTGGAGTCGCCCTTGACGAACACTTCGTCGGCGACCGGGCCCGCGGGATCTTCGGCTATCGCGCTGACCAGCTCGTCAAGGACCCGTCTGTCGCGCCCTGGATGGCACGCGCCGCGGTGTCCGAGCCGGACGGGGCCGTCGTCGGCGACGCCGGGTTCCACGGGCCGCCGGACGAGGCCGGCATGGTCGAGGTCGGCTACACCGTCGTGCCCGGGTATCGCCGCCAGGGCTACGCCCGCGCCATGCTGAGGGCGCTGCTCGTCAGGGCCGCGGCCGAACCCGGTGTCAGGACCGTGCGAGCCACCATCAGATCCGACAACAACGCCTCCCTGGCCACGATCGCGGGCTTCGGTTTCACGCGAGTCGGCGAGCAGGGGAACGAGCGCGACGGGTTCGAGATCGTATTCGAGGTCCCGGCAGACGCGATTCAGGCCGAGTAG
- a CDS encoding alpha/beta hydrolase, with the protein MDLATLKALKPSEFAQAADGYRASSNMAAAAKDHIDNVVAAGIRGSLSGVARDAALAELKQLSANFHYTQIECGLVSAALNGFVHDMDAARGKLLSALGDAETFRFTVGADGSVTYPAGQARNSVELPPPGGTVAAGAAPQASGAQSAVARMGPDPNPHRAEAIALADRIAAALKEATEADAKWEPRIRALKADDDLTVSTHDLADAQSDMGGVREAGRRYLDSIGGPPKDATPVQNADWWKRLTPQEQEAYLSLRPDFVGKLDGLPAEVRDEANRTVFDEKRAEYRIRLDAIPRPPANEWTFVMTRAGAAKIHTDEWSNWDRKYGDDYRHLTASLKGMESIQNRFDITGTGGLPEAYLLGFSPDGRGRAIVATGNPDTAQHQAVYVPGTGSDLANIAGKIHEMNDLWRQTHQASPGASVSTITWLGYDAPHDPVKDAPFGHYAYDGAPAYRRFMDGLDASHNGPGEPHRTAIGHSYGSTLIGAAAQKGDLNADDVIFAGSPGVKVGSAGQMDVPKGHVWNEEADGDKVPDVGRFGLGGSQWKIGGGTFIIPSDDVFGANQMNTRAENIGPEHFKSSQGHSHYWTPGTTALKNQALVVVGQYGNVTAPR; encoded by the coding sequence GTGGATCTCGCGACGCTCAAGGCGCTGAAGCCGTCCGAATTCGCGCAGGCGGCTGACGGCTACCGCGCGAGCAGCAACATGGCCGCCGCGGCCAAGGACCACATCGACAACGTCGTCGCAGCCGGCATACGCGGTTCCCTCAGCGGGGTGGCCCGGGATGCCGCGCTCGCGGAGCTGAAGCAGCTGTCGGCCAACTTCCACTACACGCAGATCGAGTGCGGGCTGGTGAGCGCCGCGCTCAACGGGTTCGTCCACGACATGGACGCGGCCCGCGGCAAGCTCCTGTCCGCGCTCGGCGACGCGGAGACGTTCAGATTCACGGTCGGCGCCGACGGCAGCGTCACCTACCCGGCCGGACAGGCGCGCAACAGCGTCGAGTTGCCGCCCCCCGGCGGCACGGTCGCCGCGGGCGCGGCGCCCCAGGCCTCCGGTGCCCAGTCCGCCGTCGCCCGCATGGGCCCCGACCCCAACCCCCACCGGGCCGAGGCGATCGCCCTCGCGGACCGTATCGCCGCCGCGCTCAAGGAGGCGACGGAAGCGGACGCCAAGTGGGAGCCGAGGATACGGGCGCTGAAGGCCGACGACGACCTCACCGTCTCCACGCACGACCTCGCCGACGCCCAGTCGGACATGGGAGGCGTACGGGAGGCCGGCCGGCGCTACCTGGACTCCATCGGCGGGCCGCCGAAGGACGCCACCCCCGTGCAGAACGCCGACTGGTGGAAGAGGCTCACCCCCCAGGAACAGGAGGCGTACCTCTCCCTCAGACCCGACTTCGTGGGCAAGCTCGACGGTCTGCCCGCCGAGGTCAGGGACGAGGCCAACCGGACGGTGTTCGACGAGAAGCGGGCCGAGTACCGGATCAGGCTGGACGCGATCCCGAGACCGCCCGCCAACGAGTGGACCTTTGTGATGACCCGCGCCGGGGCCGCCAAGATCCATACTGACGAATGGTCGAACTGGGACCGGAAGTACGGCGACGACTACCGCCACCTCACCGCCTCCCTCAAGGGCATGGAATCCATCCAGAACCGCTTCGACATCACCGGCACCGGAGGGCTGCCCGAGGCGTACCTGCTCGGCTTCAGCCCCGACGGGCGCGGCCGCGCCATCGTCGCCACCGGAAACCCGGACACGGCGCAGCACCAGGCGGTGTACGTGCCGGGCACGGGCTCCGACCTCGCCAACATCGCGGGCAAGATCCACGAGATGAACGACCTTTGGCGCCAGACCCACCAGGCGTCCCCGGGCGCCTCGGTGTCGACCATCACCTGGCTGGGCTACGACGCTCCCCATGACCCCGTCAAGGACGCTCCCTTCGGGCACTACGCCTACGACGGCGCCCCGGCCTACCGCCGGTTCATGGACGGCCTCGACGCCTCCCACAACGGTCCCGGGGAACCGCACCGGACGGCCATAGGTCACTCGTACGGCAGCACCCTCATCGGGGCCGCGGCGCAGAAGGGCGATCTCAACGCCGACGACGTGATCTTCGCCGGAAGCCCGGGGGTCAAGGTCGGTTCGGCCGGGCAGATGGACGTACCGAAGGGGCATGTGTGGAACGAGGAAGCCGACGGTGACAAGGTGCCCGACGTCGGCCGTTTTGGTCTCGGTGGCAGCCAGTGGAAAATCGGCGGCGGAACCTTCATCATCCCCAGCGACGACGTCTTCGGGGCGAACCAGATGAACACCCGCGCCGAGAACATCGGCCCCGAGCATTTCAAGAGTTCGCAAGGGCACAGCCATTACTGGACCCCGGGCACGACCGCGCTGAAGAACCAGGCGCTGGTGGTGGTGGGCCAGTACGGAAACGTCACTGCTCCCCGGTAG
- a CDS encoding GNAT family N-acetyltransferase, with amino-acid sequence MEIRSTTDQDLDVFVDTLHAAFGRFPQTPAEGGGVWWSALEMDRGLLAMTADGRPVGTAGAYSFELTLPGEILVPTSGVTAVGVLPSHRRQGVLSAMMRHQLTELRSRGEFLSVLLASEALIYRRFGYGPATYTQRLTVPRHRAALVLPRARGTADVPASGSVEVLRRADCGEILEEVYDRYRRAQPGALSRPHSWWALGAGRPPISPAPRYVAVHRDADGVPDGYASYLIGEPDTLTVDEIIAADDAVFTALARFVLGHDLVTQVVFKHVPPEHPVRWQLADFRAGQVSDDTDWLWVRLLDVPRALTARGWFMDGELVLDVDDPFLGEHGRYLLTVRDSKAECVPTDREPDLSLDVSDLGSIYLGGTAPSTLVRAGHIRAHRPGAATLADALFRAERSPHCLHWF; translated from the coding sequence ATGGAGATCCGTTCCACGACCGACCAGGACCTGGATGTCTTCGTCGACACCCTCCATGCCGCGTTCGGGCGCTTCCCACAAACCCCGGCCGAGGGCGGCGGGGTGTGGTGGTCGGCGCTCGAAATGGACCGCGGTCTGCTCGCGATGACGGCGGACGGGCGTCCCGTGGGGACGGCCGGTGCGTACTCCTTCGAGCTCACCCTGCCCGGCGAGATCCTCGTCCCGACCTCCGGGGTGACTGCCGTCGGTGTCCTGCCCTCGCACCGACGCCAGGGCGTGCTCAGCGCGATGATGCGGCATCAGCTCACCGAGCTGCGGTCCCGGGGGGAGTTCCTCTCCGTACTGCTGGCCTCCGAGGCGCTGATCTACCGCAGGTTCGGGTACGGACCGGCGACCTATACGCAGCGGCTGACGGTTCCGCGCCACCGGGCCGCCCTCGTCCTCCCTCGGGCGCGCGGAACGGCCGACGTCCCGGCGAGCGGCTCGGTCGAGGTGCTGCGGCGTGCCGACTGTGGCGAGATCCTGGAAGAGGTCTACGACCGGTACCGCCGCGCACAGCCCGGCGCGCTGTCCCGGCCGCACAGCTGGTGGGCCCTGGGCGCGGGGCGGCCCCCGATCTCTCCGGCGCCGCGCTACGTCGCCGTCCACCGTGACGCCGACGGCGTTCCGGACGGGTACGCCAGCTATTTGATCGGCGAGCCCGATACGTTGACGGTCGACGAGATCATCGCCGCGGACGACGCCGTCTTCACGGCCCTGGCCCGGTTCGTACTCGGACATGACCTGGTCACCCAGGTCGTGTTCAAGCACGTCCCGCCCGAGCACCCGGTGCGCTGGCAGTTGGCGGACTTCCGTGCGGGCCAGGTGAGCGACGACACCGACTGGCTCTGGGTGCGGCTGTTGGACGTCCCGCGTGCGCTGACCGCGCGCGGCTGGTTCATGGACGGCGAGCTCGTCCTCGACGTCGACGACCCGTTCCTCGGCGAACACGGCCGCTACCTGCTGACCGTCCGGGACAGCAAGGCCGAGTGCGTCCCGACGGACCGGGAGCCCGACCTGTCCCTGGACGTGAGCGACCTGGGCTCGATCTACCTCGGCGGCACCGCCCCGAGCACGCTCGTGCGCGCCGGACACATCCGCGCCCACCGCCCGGGCGCGGCCACCCTCGCCGACGCCCTCTTCCGCGCCGAGCGTTCCCCGCACTGCCTGCACTGGTTCTGA
- a CDS encoding NAD(P)/FAD-dependent oxidoreductase, giving the protein MIKPESAGYDYDVVISGASLAGSAAAILLARRGVRVALLERRSDPDAYKVLCTHSLTANAYPVLDELGLIPALEKAGAVRNHARWYTRWGWIEPRAAPAGPELPYAYNIRRSTLDPLIRSHAAETPGVDLLLGHHVTGLVREAGRTVGVRASTPQGEREIRARLVVGADGKDSAVAKFAGVPARQYENARFGYLAHFRDLPLRDGISHAWFLEPDMAYAFPNDDGVTVVAVLPDKKRLPAFREDLEGSFSAFVRALPEAPPFDSAERITKITGTVNYPLHSRKPTAPGVALIGDAALTGDPLWGVGCGWALQSAQWLAEAVASAATGRGDLDRSLVAYERRHRRQLRGHQYLAVDFAKARPFNPLERLMYSAAARDESVARHMHLFASRLIGPLRFLNPVALAKASAVNIKHRGAAVPPAPLSQTGS; this is encoded by the coding sequence ATGATCAAGCCTGAGAGCGCGGGATACGACTACGACGTCGTCATCAGCGGAGCCAGTCTCGCCGGCAGTGCCGCGGCGATCCTGCTCGCTCGACGCGGAGTCCGCGTCGCACTGCTGGAACGCCGCTCGGACCCCGACGCGTACAAGGTGCTCTGCACCCACTCCCTCACGGCCAACGCCTACCCGGTGCTGGACGAACTCGGCCTCATCCCCGCTCTTGAGAAGGCGGGAGCCGTCCGCAACCACGCCCGCTGGTACACCCGCTGGGGATGGATCGAGCCGAGGGCCGCGCCGGCGGGTCCCGAGCTGCCGTACGCGTACAACATTCGGCGCAGCACCCTCGATCCGTTGATCAGGTCCCATGCGGCGGAGACCCCTGGCGTCGATCTGCTCCTCGGTCATCACGTGACCGGGCTGGTCCGGGAAGCCGGGCGAACCGTGGGGGTGCGCGCGTCCACTCCACAGGGCGAGCGTGAGATCCGGGCCCGCCTGGTGGTCGGCGCCGATGGCAAGGACTCGGCGGTGGCGAAGTTCGCCGGGGTGCCCGCTCGGCAGTACGAGAACGCGCGGTTCGGCTATCTCGCGCACTTCCGCGATCTGCCGCTGCGCGACGGGATCAGTCACGCCTGGTTCCTCGAACCCGACATGGCGTACGCGTTTCCCAACGACGACGGGGTGACGGTCGTCGCGGTGCTCCCGGACAAGAAACGGCTGCCCGCGTTCCGGGAGGACCTGGAAGGCAGCTTCTCCGCATTCGTCCGCGCCCTGCCCGAGGCACCGCCCTTCGACTCCGCCGAGCGCATCACGAAGATCACCGGCACTGTCAACTACCCGCTGCACAGCCGCAAGCCGACCGCACCGGGCGTCGCGCTCATCGGCGACGCCGCCCTGACCGGCGATCCCCTGTGGGGAGTGGGATGCGGGTGGGCTCTGCAGTCCGCGCAATGGCTGGCGGAGGCGGTCGCCTCGGCCGCAACCGGTCGGGGCGACCTCGACAGGTCGCTCGTGGCGTACGAACGCAGACACCGGCGCCAGCTGCGCGGTCACCAGTACCTGGCCGTCGACTTCGCCAAGGCCCGTCCGTTCAATCCCCTGGAGCGGCTGATGTATTCGGCGGCAGCGCGCGATGAATCGGTGGCGCGGCACATGCATCTGTTTGCGTCCCGCCTCATCGGTCCGCTGCGCTTCCTGAACCCCGTGGCGCTGGCCAAGGCTTCAGCCGTCAACATCAAGCATCGCGGCGCGGCGGTGCCACCCGCGCCCCTGTCACAGACAGGGTCGTGA
- a CDS encoding trehalase family glycosidase: protein MRPHPRALSTLTLALAVATACVQPTAAAPPRHTALSGHGQGDDYDDVLDLRGTPAAALPGGETDTNPVNVFADQGAWHAYALPAADAPRGYGGFTGPLYIAQEYPWWLSTSFSRIRLSEDGRTLDLAGGGTPRFTSRPGALVQAYDLGGGLRLTLELRYATHRTALVRAAVRNTGPAPRTLGADWTGSLLRPAQAPMRQAPSLAVAPGGVAVDFAKVRAADDFLTDGTERFEVRHKDPVRTTLTGEGDSYRTELAASFTLGPGAERSLDWTESYTFTQPERTAEAGEVQRVLADPARTVRTVDARWRRYVEGATAGVAPGRRLAVKAVETLVTNWRSPAGRLLHDGITPSLSYKWFAGGLWAWDTWKQAVGTARFDTRLAEAQIRSVLDHQIRPDSATRPQDAGMIPDVVFYNDPQRGGTNWNERNSKPPLGAWSVWQVYRRSGDKAFLREVYPKLVAYERWWYRDRDHDHNGLAEYGATVDVANGTAGQQRLAAAWESGMDNAPRFDAASGTSVVPNQDGYGRVTGYSLTQESVDLNSYLAGDQEHLGRIAAELGKRADAEGWRAKAAATASAVRERMYDPAADWFHDTALGTGTRLVDRGRGIEGAIPLWTGVATRSQAAAVRERLLDPAEFGTAMPLPTVSKSSPYFASRQYWRGPVWLDQAYFAIAGMRRYGFDRDADALTARLIDSAAGLTGNAPIMENYDPLTGDPLNSPNFSWSAALLLPLVTER from the coding sequence ATGCGCCCCCACCCCCGTGCCCTGTCCACCCTCACCCTTGCCCTCGCCGTGGCCACCGCCTGTGTCCAGCCCACGGCTGCCGCCCCGCCCCGGCACACGGCATTATCCGGCCACGGCCAGGGCGACGACTACGACGACGTACTCGATCTCAGGGGCACCCCAGCGGCGGCGCTTCCCGGAGGCGAGACGGACACCAACCCGGTCAACGTCTTCGCGGACCAAGGGGCTTGGCATGCCTACGCCCTGCCGGCGGCGGACGCCCCGCGCGGATACGGCGGATTCACCGGCCCTCTCTACATCGCGCAGGAGTACCCCTGGTGGCTGAGCACCTCGTTCAGCCGCATCCGGCTGAGCGAGGACGGCCGCACGCTGGATCTCGCCGGCGGCGGCACGCCGCGCTTCACCTCGCGCCCCGGGGCCCTGGTCCAGGCGTATGACCTCGGCGGCGGTCTCCGGCTCACCCTTGAGCTCCGGTACGCCACGCACCGCACCGCCCTGGTACGCGCAGCGGTACGCAACACCGGCCCAGCCCCGCGCACCCTCGGCGCCGACTGGACCGGGAGCCTGCTGCGGCCCGCCCAGGCGCCCATGAGGCAGGCGCCCTCGCTGGCCGTCGCGCCCGGGGGTGTCGCCGTCGACTTCGCCAAGGTGCGCGCGGCGGACGACTTCCTCACCGACGGCACCGAACGGTTCGAGGTCCGCCACAAGGACCCGGTGCGCACGACCCTCACGGGAGAGGGGGACTCCTACCGTACGGAACTGGCCGCGTCCTTCACCCTCGGGCCCGGCGCGGAACGCTCCCTGGACTGGACCGAGAGCTACACGTTCACGCAGCCCGAGCGCACCGCGGAAGCGGGTGAGGTCCAGCGGGTGCTCGCCGATCCGGCGCGGACGGTCCGTACCGTCGACGCCCGTTGGCGACGGTACGTCGAGGGCGCCACCGCCGGGGTGGCGCCCGGTCGGCGGCTCGCCGTCAAGGCGGTCGAGACGCTGGTGACCAACTGGCGCAGCCCCGCCGGACGCCTCCTGCACGACGGGATCACGCCGTCTCTCTCGTACAAGTGGTTCGCGGGCGGTCTCTGGGCCTGGGACACCTGGAAGCAGGCGGTCGGCACGGCACGCTTCGACACGAGACTCGCCGAGGCGCAGATCCGCTCGGTGCTCGACCATCAGATACGTCCCGACTCCGCGACCCGGCCGCAGGACGCCGGGATGATCCCGGACGTCGTGTTCTACAACGACCCGCAGCGGGGCGGGACCAACTGGAACGAGCGGAACAGCAAGCCGCCGCTCGGCGCGTGGTCGGTGTGGCAGGTCTACCGGCGGAGCGGGGACAAGGCCTTCCTGCGGGAGGTGTACCCGAAGCTGGTGGCGTACGAGCGGTGGTGGTACCGCGACCGCGACCACGACCACAACGGGCTCGCGGAGTACGGCGCGACCGTGGATGTGGCCAATGGCACGGCCGGGCAGCAGCGGCTGGCCGCCGCCTGGGAGAGCGGTATGGACAACGCGCCCCGGTTCGACGCCGCGTCGGGTACCTCCGTCGTGCCCAACCAGGACGGCTACGGGCGGGTGACCGGCTACTCGCTGACCCAGGAGTCCGTGGACCTCAACTCCTATCTCGCCGGCGACCAGGAGCATCTGGGTCGGATCGCCGCGGAGTTGGGCAAGCGCGCGGACGCCGAAGGCTGGCGTGCCAAGGCGGCCGCCACCGCCAGCGCCGTACGGGAGAGGATGTACGACCCGGCGGCCGACTGGTTCCACGACACCGCGCTCGGCACGGGCACCCGGCTGGTGGACCGGGGGAGGGGCATCGAGGGCGCGATCCCGCTGTGGACCGGCGTCGCGACTCGGTCGCAGGCCGCCGCCGTACGCGAACGGCTTCTGGATCCAGCGGAGTTCGGCACCGCGATGCCCCTGCCGACGGTCTCCAAGAGCTCACCGTACTTCGCCTCGCGGCAGTACTGGCGCGGCCCCGTCTGGCTCGACCAGGCGTACTTCGCCATCGCCGGGATGCGCCGGTACGGGTTCGACCGCGATGCTGACGCGCTGACCGCGAGGCTGATCGACAGCGCGGCGGGCCTGACCGGGAACGCGCCGATCATGGAGAACTACGACCCGTTGACCGGAGACCCGCTCAACTCACCCAACTTCAGCTGGTCTGCGGCGCTGCTGCTGCCGCTGGTCACGGAGCGATAG
- a CDS encoding SflA family class IV lanthipeptide: MSPLALQIRDAGPLDVAVEEEEIPFEEQTDPSRGLQACLADPWVTATTRFACD, encoded by the coding sequence ATGAGCCCTCTGGCACTGCAGATCCGCGACGCCGGCCCACTCGACGTGGCCGTGGAAGAAGAAGAGATCCCGTTCGAGGAACAGACAGACCCCAGCCGTGGCCTCCAGGCGTGCCTGGCAGACCCCTGGGTGACGGCGACGACCCGCTTCGCCTGCGACTAG
- the fabV gene encoding enoyl-[acyl-carrier-protein] reductase FabV — MSERVIAPKSRGFLFLDSHPGGCRQLVDEMWEAVPTPVTVEGEGPVALVIGSSAGYGLAATIAGLARVGIRGIGVCFEKAPARRTGTAGWYRTAATARLAQQHGRDMIFLNGDAFSDAMKEQVADLLTERFGGRLDFLIYSVAAPRRTDPDTGSVYASVLKPVGSPYTTKTLVFDESGAPEVKEVTTEAAEGDDIEQTVAVMGGTDWERWITFLADRSLLADGFTTAALSYIGSPLTAAIYRQGTIGVAKAHLEATARTLDERLGKTLGGRAVTSVNAAAVTQSSTAIPGIALYVGLLRGVLGEAMVAPIGQLVELWDQLTGASPLDLDDEGRVRLDTWELDPAVQNAVAERWSTATSDTITELADLAWFSDEVRRLYGFSVPGVDYTAAVETDVPWPTPTI, encoded by the coding sequence GTGAGCGAACGCGTCATTGCGCCCAAGAGCCGGGGCTTCCTTTTCCTCGACTCCCATCCTGGCGGTTGCCGACAGCTGGTGGACGAGATGTGGGAAGCCGTCCCCACCCCGGTCACCGTCGAGGGCGAAGGACCGGTGGCTCTGGTCATCGGCTCGTCCGCCGGATACGGCCTGGCCGCTACGATCGCGGGCCTGGCCCGTGTCGGTATCCGCGGCATCGGCGTGTGCTTCGAGAAGGCGCCCGCGCGCCGCACCGGCACGGCCGGCTGGTATCGCACCGCCGCCACCGCCCGGCTCGCCCAACAGCACGGGCGGGACATGATCTTCCTCAACGGCGATGCGTTCAGCGACGCGATGAAGGAGCAGGTCGCCGACCTCCTGACCGAGCGATTCGGTGGACGACTCGACTTCCTGATCTACTCGGTGGCCGCGCCTCGCCGCACCGACCCGGACACCGGCAGCGTGTACGCCTCGGTCCTCAAGCCGGTCGGCTCGCCGTACACCACCAAGACCCTCGTCTTCGACGAGTCCGGCGCCCCGGAGGTCAAGGAGGTCACCACCGAGGCGGCCGAGGGCGACGACATCGAGCAGACCGTGGCGGTGATGGGTGGCACCGACTGGGAACGGTGGATCACCTTCCTGGCCGACCGGTCCCTGCTCGCCGACGGCTTCACCACCGCCGCCCTGTCCTACATCGGTTCGCCACTCACTGCGGCGATCTACCGACAGGGCACCATCGGCGTCGCAAAGGCCCATCTCGAAGCCACCGCACGCACGTTGGACGAGCGCCTCGGCAAGACCCTGGGCGGCCGGGCCGTGACCTCGGTCAACGCCGCTGCCGTCACCCAGTCCTCCACCGCCATCCCCGGCATCGCCCTGTACGTCGGGCTGCTGCGCGGCGTCCTCGGCGAGGCCATGGTGGCCCCGATCGGTCAACTCGTGGAGCTGTGGGACCAGTTGACCGGCGCCAGCCCCCTCGATCTCGACGACGAGGGCCGGGTCCGCCTCGACACCTGGGAACTCGACCCCGCCGTGCAGAACGCCGTCGCCGAACGCTGGTCCACCGCCACCAGCGACACCATCACCGAACTCGCCGACCTCGCCTGGTTCAGCGACGAAGTCCGGCGCCTCTACGGCTTCTCCGTCCCCGGCGTCGACTACACCGCCGCCGTCGAAACCGACGTCCCCTGGCCCACTCCCACCATCTGA